The region TGACTTATATAATCAACACATCATTGGTTGGAACAAGCCGACACACTGTCACTCTCCAGGACTAATAGTCTTCCTCGCTGCATCCCATTCCCAGTCACATTACACCAGGGTcggtctctcttggtctctctggCAGTTTCCTTTAATTACACTGCAACTCAACCTTTTACATTCCACATATGATTCAGACACAATGTTGATGATGTCAGCATTCTTCAGCTCAGACACCATCTCCATGGCCATCTCTACGTGGTGCATGATACGGTCCAGGTCTGACTCTAACAACTCCAGCCTCAACAGACAATTATCCTATCTATCAATACTGAATCACAATATATTCAGCAGTAGTAGTGCTATTTACCTCTAGGTGCAGGGTGGGCGTGCCTTCTGATGTGATGCAGGATAGGTAGAGGTTGGATCCCTTGATGCCCAGGGCTACAGGTCTTGCTTTAGTCTCACTGGGGACAGGCGTGATGTACGTAGACAGGTTCAAATGCACtgaggacagaggaaaggagaagagagtcaGTCAGCATCATTCATCAGAACTCAACTGTGAACTAAGTACGCTATCTGTCAGTCTCAGGGTGGGGTTGGTTTTAACCTCTCCACTAAATCTCATATTGCTCATATGTACCTAACCTTTCCAATTATTTCAGATTCATAGGAAGTGCCCCTGCTTAGTGCCCCAAGGCAAATTGTAATTTCATTAATTTAATGATCTATGGTCGCCAAAGAACACACTCAAAATTCTTTGGCAAAATGTAACGCACTATGTTAAGACAAATGCAAATTGGTACAGAGCCTTGGTTGTTAACATACCTTTATGGTAGCTGCTGCCTCCCTGCAGCATCATAGCATGCAGCTCCATAGACCCTTCGTTGAGCACCCAGCACTTATTCTCAGAGTCAGTGACACTACACTCATACTCTCCTTTACTGCTGAACCCTGCAGCTCTGCTGCTGGCTTCAGTGCGCACCGACTCCAACTCCAACACTATATGttttgatgaggagagagagagagaggagaaagcatGTAGGAGATGAGTGAATGATTGAATAAATACGCTTGATTGAATTCCAGAACTACTAGTCCGTGAGTTCTGCTAAGATATCCACACTAGCAGTATGCCAGTTAGAATTAAGCGATATGTTGGGCATGCATTCTAAGTGGTATTCTATAGTGTGAACATTGGAACATAGCCCAGTAGTGATAGCGAATGGTATTATAGTGGTACACATTAAAAATACCCtgttctgtttgtgctgtcttgtcaactcctatggtcattgtcatcaGAATCAAGACAGTACAATCAGACATGGGTCCAGGCTAGCCCCGATGGGGCTCCTCTAATCCAGTCCAGTGATCTTTGACCTACCTTCCACTGCGCTCTCCAGCAAGAAATTTAACAGGCTCTCATCTCTTCTTAGGGTAAACCCCTTGCCACCATTTAGCCTCTCCATGGCGATGATGAGGTTGGCCACACAGCGCAGGGTGATGGGGTGATGGGATATCTCCACATCCAGACCCTGAGGCAGTTTGGAGCTCCATGCTACACTGGCAGAGGTGTTCTGACCAGGACAGAGAAAGTCCATTTAACATTCATCTAACATTGTTGCATCAGTGTCTAGAGAATTGTGGTTGGTCTGTTTTGTTCCTTTCTCCTGTTTTAACATTTACTGTATAATAACATTTGAATGTCTGTCATGCCTGAATATTGTAGGTCTGTCTTATCATCATGTCTAAGTTGGGACTCACCTTCATTAGACTGCAGTTTGACTCAAATTCCATATTGTCTTTGTAGTTAGATCTGGAAAATAAAAACAGATATTTTAAAACTCCTGTCCATCATAGATTGTATCATGCTTAGTCAGTTGCTTAAAGATGGCCAAGATCTGAAAACACATTCAGAGATCTGGTGTAAACAGGCAATCATATATACAGTTAGTCCTAAATAAAAGTTTTTACTAAACACTATACAGAAATAAAGACTGCCACAACAGATCAACAACATAATACATGGTCAGCCATACAGTAAGAGTAAGTTTATGGTTGCCAATGTGAATAAAAACAGACTCTACATTTCATTTACCTGGATGAATAGGTTTGTAGTTGGCTGTTTGGTAGTTTGTAGATAGTAGGTACTGTCGTCTTGTTTCTAGTCCTTGGTCCTTGTTGTGAGTCCCAACTTGTTCTCTGAACCAATGTTTTCTGACTACATGTGGTAACCTGTATGTCTTATATACATCCTGGGAACACTCTCCAGAAATTCCCCTCTACGTACACGGGAGGAAGGACGATGGTTTagtctcaccagaccagactgacAAGGTATTTTTTAATGACTTTGGTGATGAAATACTGGACTCACACCCAACAGGATGGGGGGATGGGGTGTAATTGTTTTGTACTATTGCCAATATACTTTATTCAAAGAATTGAT is a window of Oncorhynchus keta strain PuntledgeMale-10-30-2019 chromosome 25, Oket_V2, whole genome shotgun sequence DNA encoding:
- the LOC127911767 gene encoding interleukin-1 beta-like isoform X2 codes for the protein MEFESNCSLMKNTSASVAWSSKLPQGLDVEISHHPITLRCVANLIIAMERLNGGKGFTLRRDESLLNFLLESAVEVLELESVRTEASSRAAGFSSKGEYECSVTDSENKCWVLNEGSMELHAMMLQGGSSYHKVHLNLSTYITPVPSETKARPVALGIKGSNLYLSCITSEGTPTLHLEEVADKEQLKSINHESDMVRFLFYKQDTGVDISTLESAHYRNWFISTALQQDNTKMVNMCQRATPNRFTTFTVQRHN